CCATATTTTACAAACGTTTGTTCGTGAAGTCAATGGCGATAATTACTTTTAGCCAGAAGGAAGAAGTAAGATTTTATAGAATAGTTTAAATTAAATAAATTTACGAAATAAGGAGGCTCTTTTGTGAAAGAAAAGATTCATCCTAACTATTATCAAACAACAGTAACCTGTGCTTGCGGCAACAATTTTGTAACCGGTTCAACGAAAAAAAACTTAAAGGTTGACGTCT
The sequence above is a segment of the Thermosinus carboxydivorans Nor1 genome. Coding sequences within it:
- the rpmE gene encoding 50S ribosomal protein L31, translating into MKEKIHPNYYQTTVTCACGNNFVTGSTKKNLKVDVCSKCHPFFTGIQKIVDTTGRLERFAKKYGLEK